GCCGTCGCCGCCCTCGCCGGAGCGCTGTACGCCCCCGTGGCGGGGCTCGTGTCGCCGACGGTGTTCGGTCTCGGCCTGTCGACGTCCGTGCTGATCTGGCTGGCCCTCGGCGGACGCGAGTCCACCGTGGGGCCGTTCGTCGGAGCCGTCGCCGTCACCGTGGGCCAGCAGTTCCTCGGCTCGACCTGGCAGGGCTGGTACGTGCTCGCCCTCGCCGCCCTGTTCCTCCTGGTCGTCCAGGTGGCCCCGGCCGGACTGACCGCCGCCCCTCGCCGCTGGCTGGCCGGACCGGGACCCGCCGTACGGCTCCCGGCCATGGCCCGCCGCGCCCCGCGCCGTAAGGCCGAGGAGGTCCCCCGAGGAGAGGACGACTCCGTTCCGCTCGCCGTGACCGGCGTCCGGAAGGCCTTCGGCCCCGTCGAGGTGCTCGCCGGAGTGGACCTCACCGTCGAGGCCGGCCGCTGCGTCTGCCTCATCGGACCCAACGGCGCCGGGAAGAGCACCTTCCTGAACGTCGTCGCCGGACAGCTCGCCCCGGACGCCGGCACCCTGCGCCTCTTCGGCACCGACGCGACCGGCCTGCCGGTCCACCGCCGGGTCGGACTCGGCGTCGGCCGGATGTTCCAGATCCCCAGCGTCATCGCGGAACTCTCCCCGGCCGACAACCTCCGACTCGCCCGCGTCGAGGCGTCCGAACCCACCGATCCACCCGCCGAGTTCCGCGACCTCGTCGACGACGAACTCCGGCCGGCCGGCACCCTGCCGCTCGCCGACCGCCGCCGTCTGGAGCTGGCGATGGTGCTCGCCGCCGCACCCCGGCTGCTGCTCCTCGACGAACCGGCCGCCGGACTCGGTCCCGACGACGCCCGCCGCCTCACCCGCGAACTCCGCGAGGTCAACCGGCGCACCGGCTGCGCCCTGCTCGTGGTCGAGCACGACATGGACATCGTGCGGGAACTCGCCGACGAGGTCGTGGTCCTGGCCGAGGGCCGGGTCCTCGCCCGCGGCCCGCTCGACGCGGTGGCCGCCGACCCGGCCGTCCGCGCCGCCTACCTGGGAGTGCGCTGATGCTCGAACTGACGGGCCTCGCCGGCGGATACGGTCAGGCCGCCGTCGTCCGGCCGACCGACCTGACCGTGCGCGGCGGCGAGATCACCGCCCTCATCGGCCGCAACGGCGCCGGCAAGACGACCCTGCTGCGGACCGTCTTCGGTCTCGCCGACCGGCACGCCGGCGCCGTCGCCCTCGACGGCCGGACCCTGCCCCCGGGCCGACCCGAGCTCCTGGCCCGGGCCGGAGCCACGCTGATGCCCGAGGACCGGGGCGTCTTCCCCGCGCTCTCGGTCGCCGAGAACCTCCGCCTCGCCCGCCGCCGCGACGTCGTCCCCGCCGTCGACCCGTACACCGTCTTCCCGCTGCTCACGGACCGCGCCCGGCAGCAGGCCGGGACGCTCTCCGGCGGGCAGAAGCAGCAACTGGGCATCGCCCGCGCCATGCTGGCGGGCCGGACCCTGATCGCGGTCGACGAACTGACCCAGGGCCTCCAGCCCTCGGTGGTCGCCGACGTCCTGGAGGCCCTCGGCGCGATCGCCGCCGCCGGGGTGGCCGTCCTCCTCGTCGACCAGCACGCCGGCGCACTCCTCGACCACAGCCGGCACGTCGTGGTGATGGAGGCCGGACGCGTCGTCCTCGACGCGCCGAACGAACCCGGTCTGCGCGACCGCCTCGACGACATCCTCGCGGTCCGCTGACCGCCCCCTCCCTTCCCCTGGAGCCGTTCACCATGGACCCGTTCGCCTCAGCCACCGACCTCGCGGCGGCGATCCGCCGGCGCGACCTCAGCCCCGTCGAGGTCGCCGAGACCTACCTCCGGCGGATCGCGGAGCACGACGGCGAACTCGCCGCCTTCACCTGGCTCGACGAGGACGCCGTCCTCGCCGCCGCCCGCCGCGCCGAACAGGCCGTCGTCGACGGCGGCCCCCTCGCGCCCTTCCACGGAGTGCCCGTCCCCGTGAAGGAGTTGACCCAGGTCGAGGGCCAGCCCGCGACCTACGGCTCGTACGGGGTCGACGACCGCCCCCGTACCCTCACCGAGCCGGTGATCAGCCGACTGCTCGACGCCGGGTTCCTCCTCATGGGCCGCACCAACTCACCCGAGATGGGCCTCCTGTCGACCACCGACAACAGCCGCTTCGGCAGCACCCGCAACCCCTGGAGCCACGAGCACTCCTCCGGCGGCTCCAGCGGTGGCGCCGCCGCGGCCGTCGCCGCCGGCCTCGCGCCCGTCGCCCACGCCAACGACGGCGGCGGCTCGATCCGTATGCCGTCCTCCTCCTGCGGCCTGCTCGGCCTGAAGCCCAGCCGTGGCCGCGTCCCCCAGCAGGTGCCGGGCTGGGAGCACGCCACCGTCGAGGGCGCCATCACCCGTACGACCCGGGACGCCGCCGCGCTGCTCGACGCGATGTCCGTACCCGACCGGCTCGCCATGTACCAGGCACCCGCCCCCGAGCGCCCCTACCTCGACGAGGCCGGCCGCGACGGCGGACGCCTCAGGATCGGCCTCCTCACCGAGGCGCCCACCGGGCTCCCCGTCGACCCGCAGTGCGTCGAGGCGGTCGAGCACACCGCCCGGCTGCTCGTCTCCCTCGGCCACGACGTCGCCCCCGCCTCCCCCCGCTTCTTCAGCGAGAAGGCGATCGTCGGCTACGCGCAGACCGTCCTGGACGCAGCGCTCTGGGCCGCCCCCTACCAACAGCCGGAACTCGCGGAACCGCACCTTCGGTTCCGGATGGACCGGGCCGCCGGCCGGCATTCGGGCGAGTACACCCGGGCCGCGACCCTGCTCGCCGAGGAGGCCCGCGCGGTCCGCGCGCAGTGGGGCCAGGAGTTCGACCTCCTGCTCACTCCCACCATGGCCTGCCTGCCGCCGCCGGTGGACGCCCTGCTCAAGGAGGCCAACGCGGACCCCGGCGGCCCGCGCACCACCGAGACGCAGATGATCTCCTTCACCTCGATCTGCAACATCACCGGGCAGCCCGCCGTCAGCCTGCCCACCTTCACGTCGGCCGAGGGACTCCCCGTCGGCAGCCAGCTGATCGCCGGGCCCTGGGACGAGGCCGCCCTCCTCCGGGTCGCCGCCGAACTGGAGGAGCTCGACCGCTGGCAGCTCCGCCGCCCCGCGCGCTACCAGGGCTGATCCCCGAGCCCTCCGCGCGAGGCCCCTCCCCTCGTCGGCGGTGACACCGCGCCACCGCCGCAACCGGTTCCCCTCCCCAGGGAACCGGCCCCCCTTTGGAAGGAGCCGTACATGGCACGCACCGCACCGGCCCGTATGCTGCGCCGGATCGTCGCCGAACACGCCACCGCCGCCGAGATCGCCGCCGCCGGTCAGGCCGGGGCGCTCTCCCGCCGCTCCGTCCTCGGCGGACTCGCCGCCGGCGTGGGCCTGGCCGCCACCACCGGCGTCGCCACGGCCTCCACCGCCCATGCCTCCGCCGCCACCGCCACCCCGCCGGTGGTCGCGATCATCGGCGCCGGCATCGCCGGACTCTCCGCCGCCCTCCAACTGGCCGACCACGGCATCGCCTGCGCGGTGTACGAGGCCGACACCCGGGTCGGCGGCCGGATGTACTCCAACCCCGCCGGCGCCTACTGGGCCGACGGGCAGACCTCCGAGTGGGGCGGGGAGATGATCGACACCCCGCACGTCGTGATGCAGTCGCTCGCCTCCCGCTTCGGCCTGCCCCTCGACGACCTGCGCGCCGCCGAGCCCGCCGGTTCCACCGAGGTCTACCGCTTCGACGGCGCGTACTACACCTACGCCCAGGCGAGCGCCGACTTCAAGAAGCTGAAGCCGGTCCTCCAGCAGGACGAGGCCACCTTCAACTGGCCCGTCGCCTGGAACTCCGTCAACGGCCCCGGCGCGGTGACCCTGTCGAACATGACCATCCATGAATGGATCGCGACCCGCGTCCCGGGCGGGCACAGCTCTCCGTTCGGACAGCTCCTCGACGTCGCCTACACCACCGAGTTCGGCGTGGACACCAACGCCTCGTCGGCGCTCGGCATCGTCGGCCTGCTCGCCTACCAGCCCGTCCCCAACAGCTTCGCGCTGTTCGGGGAGAGCGACACCCGCTACCGCGTCCGCGGCGGCAACCAGCGCATCCCGCAGGCCATCGCCGCCGCCCTGCCCCCGGGGACCGTACGCCACGGCTGGCGGCTCACGAAGGTGGCGGCCGCGGCGGGCGGCCGCCAGTCGCTCACCTTCACCGTCGACGGCTGTCCGCAGACGGTGCTCGCCGACCACACGGTGCTGGCCCTGCCGGTCGGCGTGCTCCAGCAGCTGAACCTGTCCACCGCCGGCTTCGACAGCCGCAAGCGGGCCGGCATCGCCGCGATGACGATGGGCCAGAACTGCAAGCTGTCGATGCAGTTCGACACCCGCCACTGGAACGGCTCGGGCCCGTGGGGCATCGCCTCCGGCAGCACGATGAGCGACACCGGCTACCAGACCTCCTGGGACTCCAGCAGGGCCCAGCCCGGCGGAAAGGGCATCCTCACGGTCTACTCGGGCGGCAGCCACGCGGCGGACTTCACCCCGTCCACGCCGTTCCGCACGGCGGCCGACCCGCAGATCGCCGCCTACGCCCAGCAGGCCCTCGCCCAGCTCGAACCGGTCTTCCCGGGCCTGACCGCCCACTGGACCGGCAAGGCCACGCTCGCCGCCTGGCCGCTCAACCCGAACGCGGGCGGCTCGTACTC
Above is a genomic segment from Streptomyces sp. NBC_00094 containing:
- a CDS encoding ABC transporter ATP-binding protein — translated: MLELTGLAGGYGQAAVVRPTDLTVRGGEITALIGRNGAGKTTLLRTVFGLADRHAGAVALDGRTLPPGRPELLARAGATLMPEDRGVFPALSVAENLRLARRRDVVPAVDPYTVFPLLTDRARQQAGTLSGGQKQQLGIARAMLAGRTLIAVDELTQGLQPSVVADVLEALGAIAAAGVAVLLVDQHAGALLDHSRHVVVMEAGRVVLDAPNEPGLRDRLDDILAVR
- a CDS encoding NAD(P)/FAD-dependent oxidoreductase — translated: MARTAPARMLRRIVAEHATAAEIAAAGQAGALSRRSVLGGLAAGVGLAATTGVATASTAHASAATATPPVVAIIGAGIAGLSAALQLADHGIACAVYEADTRVGGRMYSNPAGAYWADGQTSEWGGEMIDTPHVVMQSLASRFGLPLDDLRAAEPAGSTEVYRFDGAYYTYAQASADFKKLKPVLQQDEATFNWPVAWNSVNGPGAVTLSNMTIHEWIATRVPGGHSSPFGQLLDVAYTTEFGVDTNASSALGIVGLLAYQPVPNSFALFGESDTRYRVRGGNQRIPQAIAAALPPGTVRHGWRLTKVAAAAGGRQSLTFTVDGCPQTVLADHTVLALPVGVLQQLNLSTAGFDSRKRAGIAAMTMGQNCKLSMQFDTRHWNGSGPWGIASGSTMSDTGYQTSWDSSRAQPGGKGILTVYSGGSHAADFTPSTPFRTAADPQIAAYAQQALAQLEPVFPGLTAHWTGKATLAAWPLNPNAGGSYSAWPPGYAHQYAGYEGVRQGNTHFAGEHTSEVAQGYMEGGAESGRRAADEILTDLGVL
- a CDS encoding ATP-binding cassette domain-containing protein codes for the protein MTVPAASDAPVAPGAPQAPGAAVPAATAPPAGGLRRALRIALPTVTGVALLAAPFGLDAFAVATLTLGLCYGLFAYGLDLSWGRAGLLSVGHAAFFGLGAYAVALGQEHGLPWTLTVGAAVVAAVAIALPVVRIGLAAPVPDAPLILLTIGVGLLLQRAATTLTPVTGGTNGLSVSGPDVVTSYYVTLAAVAAVVAVCGVLVVRGRFGARLVAAARNPDRAAQSGIDGIRVRSTAFAVSAAVAALAGALYAPVAGLVSPTVFGLGLSTSVLIWLALGGRESTVGPFVGAVAVTVGQQFLGSTWQGWYVLALAALFLLVVQVAPAGLTAAPRRWLAGPGPAVRLPAMARRAPRRKAEEVPRGEDDSVPLAVTGVRKAFGPVEVLAGVDLTVEAGRCVCLIGPNGAGKSTFLNVVAGQLAPDAGTLRLFGTDATGLPVHRRVGLGVGRMFQIPSVIAELSPADNLRLARVEASEPTDPPAEFRDLVDDELRPAGTLPLADRRRLELAMVLAAAPRLLLLDEPAAGLGPDDARRLTRELREVNRRTGCALLVVEHDMDIVRELADEVVVLAEGRVLARGPLDAVAADPAVRAAYLGVR
- a CDS encoding amidase produces the protein MDPFASATDLAAAIRRRDLSPVEVAETYLRRIAEHDGELAAFTWLDEDAVLAAARRAEQAVVDGGPLAPFHGVPVPVKELTQVEGQPATYGSYGVDDRPRTLTEPVISRLLDAGFLLMGRTNSPEMGLLSTTDNSRFGSTRNPWSHEHSSGGSSGGAAAAVAAGLAPVAHANDGGGSIRMPSSSCGLLGLKPSRGRVPQQVPGWEHATVEGAITRTTRDAAALLDAMSVPDRLAMYQAPAPERPYLDEAGRDGGRLRIGLLTEAPTGLPVDPQCVEAVEHTARLLVSLGHDVAPASPRFFSEKAIVGYAQTVLDAALWAAPYQQPELAEPHLRFRMDRAAGRHSGEYTRAATLLAEEARAVRAQWGQEFDLLLTPTMACLPPPVDALLKEANADPGGPRTTETQMISFTSICNITGQPAVSLPTFTSAEGLPVGSQLIAGPWDEAALLRVAAELEELDRWQLRRPARYQG